Proteins from a genomic interval of Trifolium pratense cultivar HEN17-A07 linkage group LG6, ARS_RC_1.1, whole genome shotgun sequence:
- the LOC123892070 gene encoding uncharacterized protein LOC123892070, whose protein sequence is MKREGKQHGMVRTYPILPNPIPGTRFINRFDSPPTAGLFTKVPSKPTNHSKFTGKCCASKCTGCRIHPVSKSKNKSKGNSKHIQFMDQSDSKLDGLSATGTLNHISNCYMDDAEVEDEKVDHIDKEVKIPLPVEQIKEEKYEDEDWRLV, encoded by the coding sequence ATGAAGAGAGAGGGTAAACAACATGGTATGGTGAGGACATATCCGATCCTACCAAACCCAATACCCGGTACCCGATTCATCAATCGGTTCGATTCACCTCCAACAGCTGGACTCTTCACAAAGGTACCTTCCAAGCCCACCAACCATTCCAAATTTACGGGTAAATGTTGCGCGTCAAAGTGCACCGGTTGCCGCATTCATCCGGTCTCCAAGTCAAAAAACAAATCCAAAGGTAATTCCAAGCATATCCAGTTCATGGATCAATCCGATTCGAAGCTAGACGGGTTGTCCGCGACCGGGACCTTGAACCATATTAGTAATTGCTATATGGATGATGCGGAGGTGGAAGATGAAAAGGTTGACCATATTGATAAAGAAGTGAAGATTCCATTGCCTGTTGAacaaattaaagaagaaaaatatgaagatgaagattggcGTTTGGTGTAA